CGCGATGATCGCAGCGACCGCGATGAGGAGGAGGGTGTGGCGGGTCGCCGCCACCGCCAGATATGCCACGTACGCGAGTGCGACGCCGAGCGCTGCAAAGAACCCGGTCCGAAAGGGCCGCTCGAGCTGCCGACGCTGTCGGGTGATCCCGCTCGAATCCCGGTGCGGAATCGACGCGGGAGGTCGCGAGCTGCTCAGCTCCGCAGCCCGCCGCGCACGTTGCGCATTCATGCGTGCAGCGACGCGCGCCAGGGTCCGGCGCTGCTGCGTCCGGCGTTGGTCTGTGGCCGCGGCTGTGGTGGACGGATCGCCGGGCTCACCGGCGCCGTGGTCGCTGTCGCCTTGCTTCACTGAGCATCCCCCGCCGCTGCCGCTATCTGCCCGTGGCTTCCTTCACCTGATGGCGTCGATGAGCGTCCAGGCTAGCCGGTGAATGTCGCGCAGACCGCGAGACGAACGTGGGGGCGTCCACACAGAGCCCCGTCGCCGGCTGGGGAACCGCCGGCGAGCTCAACCGGTCGCGTGGACGTGGTTGTTGGGGAGCGGAAGACCCGCGACGATCATGCTGAACGCCTCGTCGATGAGCGCGGGCAGCGTGTCGGGCGTCGCGCCGGTGCGCGCCCACATGCGGGTGGCGCTCTGCACGGCGGATATCGCCGCCGCGCTGACCAGCCACGGGTACATGTCGGATTCCACGCTGGTGCCGGTCCGGCGGGCGATGCTTTCGCGCAGCTCGCCCTCCAGGACGCCGAGGCGGGCCATCTGGAAGGGCTGCAGCGACGGGTACTGCTCGGCGAGCTGTGCCTTCACCGCGCTCAGCTGCAACTGCTCGTCGGTGCGGTCGCGAATGAAGGCGACTAGCACCGCCCGCAGCGATTCCAGCGGTGGCTCGCCCTCCGGGCGCGCGGCGAAGTCCTCCAGCAGGCGGAGCGAATCCCGCGTGCCGGCGGCCACGACCGCCTCCTCCTTGCACGAGAAGTAGTTCGACACGGTGCGGGGGGAGACGATCGCCTGCTGGGCGATCTCCTCGATGGTTACGTTGTCGAGACCCTTCTCGAGGGTGAGCTGCAGCGCGGCATCCGCGATCGTCTCGCGGGTCATCTGCTTCTTGAGCTCTCGAAGGCCGAGTTCCTGGTCTCCCACGCCTTGATCGTACACTGCGAAATCGGAGAACTTTCCGAAACGGTAAAAAGACGGCACGATCTCGGCGCTCCTGAAATCCGGAATTTTTCCGACCCTTGCAGCGGGCTCTCTTGGGCCTCCGCCAAACGATCGGCACAACCAGTAGTTTTCCGGTTGTACGCGGCAGTATGCGGTGATATAACACGCCGCGTAAAGTGTGATCTATATCTCGGTAAAGTTCTGGATCACGAAATCTTGCGCATTCGGAAAACTTATCTCACTCTCTATCTCGAGCGCCAGTTCCGCCCCGGGCCGGCGTACCAGGCGAGTCGGTTGCCCCGAGCGCCCTATTTCAAGGAGTTCACCGTGACTGGTGTCTACGCTTTCCTGTTCAGCACGATCCACGCCACCCAGGCGCGCTTCGCCGACCGCAAGGACCGCGGCGCGACCGCCGTCGAGTACGGCCTGCTGGTCGGCCTCATCGCGGTCGTGATCATCGTCGCGATCACCCTGCTGGGCGACCAGCTGTTGGCCCTCTTCAACACCACCGCCGAGAAGGTCAAGAGCACCGTTCCCACCTCCGGTGCCGCCCCGACGACCTGATCCCGCTACTGATGACACCGGCTGGGGTGTGGCGCTCCTCGTGGAGCGCCACACCGTAGCTCTTTGAAAGGACGAGCGCATGAAGGCAGCTGGCCGTGACCGCGGTGCCG
This window of the Cumulibacter manganitolerans genome carries:
- a CDS encoding TetR/AcrR family transcriptional regulator, yielding MGDQELGLRELKKQMTRETIADAALQLTLEKGLDNVTIEEIAQQAIVSPRTVSNYFSCKEEAVVAAGTRDSLRLLEDFAARPEGEPPLESLRAVLVAFIRDRTDEQLQLSAVKAQLAEQYPSLQPFQMARLGVLEGELRESIARRTGTSVESDMYPWLVSAAAISAVQSATRMWARTGATPDTLPALIDEAFSMIVAGLPLPNNHVHATG
- a CDS encoding Flp family type IVb pilin, encoding MTGVYAFLFSTIHATQARFADRKDRGATAVEYGLLVGLIAVVIIVAITLLGDQLLALFNTTAEKVKSTVPTSGAAPTT